In Nonomuraea sp. NBC_00507, the following are encoded in one genomic region:
- a CDS encoding NAD-dependent epimerase/dehydratase family protein: MRAGRARIPIGAANLLWTRCHVDDVATGVLAALDSRAVAGQAINLGETSTATIGTWFRQILSAAGSSAELVQVPDRALPHDLALSGMQAQHLLVSVTRARSLLGWTAGDPAERVAGSVRWHLAHAPGRRLDGHGHGGRRGRARIAGVFVRTGHG, translated from the coding sequence GTGCGCGCCGGGCGAGCCCGCATCCCCATCGGCGCGGCCAACCTGCTGTGGACGCGCTGCCATGTCGACGACGTGGCCACCGGCGTCCTGGCCGCGCTCGACAGCAGGGCGGTCGCCGGGCAGGCGATCAACCTCGGCGAGACCAGCACGGCGACGATCGGCACGTGGTTTCGCCAGATCCTTTCGGCCGCCGGTTCATCGGCCGAGCTGGTTCAGGTGCCCGATCGCGCCCTGCCGCACGACCTGGCTCTGTCCGGGATGCAGGCGCAGCATCTGCTGGTCTCGGTCACCCGAGCCCGGTCCTTGCTCGGCTGGACTGCCGGCGACCCCGCCGAACGCGTGGCCGGCTCGGTGCGCTGGCACCTGGCCCACGCCCCCGGCCGACGTCTGGACGGACACGGACACGGCGGCCGACGAGGCCGCGCTCGCATAGCCGGTGTCTTTGTCCGAACCGGCCACGGGTGA
- a CDS encoding ester cyclase, with amino-acid sequence MRRYTKPAVVVTALGALSLAVFGSGAADAASTVGGNTGSGPSPRITAESPSWHHGISQVNKRIMQRYTSEFLPGRDPALARKFVSPDIVVHFGGQTWQGRDTYLGIVAANLKAFPDLKWTVEDMRAEGDTVAIRYSMTGTHKGPFAGVEATGKAIRSESMTFYRLPHGKIVEERAQLDMLGILRQMGAIPAA; translated from the coding sequence ATGCGTCGATACACCAAGCCGGCTGTCGTCGTCACGGCGCTGGGTGCACTCAGCCTCGCGGTCTTCGGATCGGGTGCCGCGGACGCGGCCAGCACCGTCGGCGGCAACACCGGCTCCGGGCCGTCGCCTCGCATCACGGCGGAATCCCCCTCGTGGCACCACGGGATCTCCCAGGTGAACAAGCGCATCATGCAGCGCTACACCAGCGAGTTCCTGCCCGGTCGCGATCCCGCTCTGGCGAGAAAGTTCGTCAGCCCGGACATCGTCGTGCACTTCGGCGGCCAGACGTGGCAGGGCCGGGACACCTATCTCGGCATCGTCGCCGCGAACCTGAAGGCCTTCCCCGACCTCAAATGGACAGTGGAGGACATGCGGGCCGAGGGTGACACCGTGGCCATCCGCTACAGCATGACCGGCACCCACAAGGGACCCTTCGCCGGAGTCGAGGCGACCGGCAAGGCCATCCGCTCGGAGAGCATGACGTTCTACCGCTTGCCCCACGGCAAGATCGTCGAGGAGCGAGCCCAGCTCGACATGCTCGGCATCCTCCGGCAGATGGGCGCCATACCCGCCGCATAA
- a CDS encoding TetR/AcrR family transcriptional regulator, protein MQCGLDCGYFMPGAEAPGDRVGDDDGPIVGRLVVGVGGHDWLSEAPSEPLSLDKVAQKARGARSTIYVIFESRAGLLDAVFHDLLDRAGFKRIVTAVAHPDAREHLRGSLRAGAKVYADERDVIRAVYSMAALHTDALADTVKRDERGRAEGMCHLAQRLADQGLLRADVTAEEATDILFAITGFDTFDLLFTGRGLSRDAVAHRLIAMAEGALVRRLDPAAIVAVSRARP, encoded by the coding sequence GTGCAGTGTGGACTGGACTGCGGCTACTTCATGCCAGGAGCCGAAGCCCCCGGGGACCGGGTCGGTGATGACGACGGGCCGATTGTCGGGCGGCTTGTCGTCGGTGTGGGCGGCCACGACTGGCTGAGCGAAGCGCCATCCGAGCCGCTCAGCCTGGACAAGGTGGCACAGAAGGCCAGGGGCGCCCGATCCACCATCTACGTGATTTTCGAGTCCCGGGCCGGGCTGCTCGATGCGGTGTTCCACGACCTGCTGGACCGCGCTGGGTTCAAGCGCATCGTCACTGCCGTGGCCCACCCCGACGCTCGTGAACACCTGCGCGGCAGCCTCCGCGCCGGCGCAAAAGTGTACGCGGACGAACGTGACGTCATCCGCGCCGTCTACTCGATGGCCGCGCTGCATACGGATGCCCTGGCCGACACTGTCAAACGCGACGAGCGGGGACGCGCCGAAGGCATGTGCCATCTGGCTCAGCGTCTGGCTGACCAGGGCCTGTTGCGGGCAGATGTCACGGCCGAGGAGGCCACCGACATCCTCTTCGCGATCACCGGCTTCGACACCTTCGACCTGCTGTTCACCGGCCGCGGCCTGTCCCGGGATGCGGTCGCCCACCGGCTGATCGCCATGGCCGAAGGTGCGCTGGTTCGCCGGCTCGACCCAGCCGCAATAGTGGCGGTTAGCCGGGCTCGGCCATGA
- the tnpA gene encoding IS200/IS605 family transposase, giving the protein MSPRWEPNPDIRTGRHCVHDLSAHLVFVTKYRRDALTGPMLERCEQIMKEVCEKFDCELTEFNGAHDHVHLLVRYPPKVALSSLVNSLKGVSARYLRQEYSAHVRTHLWGGHFWSRSYYAGSTGDANEATVRTYIQSQDQPQK; this is encoded by the coding sequence ATGTCACCGCGATGGGAACCGAACCCCGACATCAGAACCGGGCGTCACTGCGTCCACGATCTGTCCGCGCATTTGGTGTTTGTCACGAAATATCGGCGGGACGCACTCACCGGCCCGATGCTGGAACGCTGCGAACAGATCATGAAAGAGGTGTGCGAGAAGTTCGACTGTGAACTGACCGAGTTCAACGGCGCACACGACCACGTCCATCTCCTGGTTCGCTACCCGCCCAAGGTCGCTCTGTCCTCCCTCGTCAACTCCCTCAAAGGCGTCTCGGCCCGCTACCTGCGCCAGGAATACAGCGCCCACGTCCGCACACACCTGTGGGGCGGCCACTTCTGGTCCCGCTCCTACTACGCGGGCTCGACCGGCGACGCGAACGAGGCCACCGTCCGCACGTACATCCAATCCCAGGACCAGCCCCAGAAATGA
- a CDS encoding RNA-guided endonuclease InsQ/TnpB family protein, which yields MEQEKRNRAHVARLELDQRQSAVLDGQAHNARTLWNLLHEFFTFRQGRFASLAQCDEAIRAARKEIDWLNDLPAQAAQAVLKTYRQAWANYVNPDHPARRPTFKSRLRSRMAVDVPQARDLNITRINRRWGAVTIPKLGRIRFRWTKDLPGVTKSGPHGKITGARLVKEAGGWHIVFRIQTEQPVPAPHPGPHTAIDRGIAVPLALSTGEKIFHRDQWLTGGEQQRLLRLERKAARQKRAAKPGQPASTRLKTTYDQIARLRAKAKRRAIDWQHQTTTRLTDRFSVIVLEDLKVKNMMASAAGTTEQPGTNVAQKRGLNRAIAAQAWGRTAEFLTYKATDKGGKVVFTPAPGTSQECHACHTITEGSRQSQSRFVCKNPACGWTGNADVNAARTQLYRYNSAAGRAVTGRGGPAPLGPVKRQAPHGGTTHTAPQRVAA from the coding sequence GTGGAGCAGGAGAAACGCAACCGCGCTCATGTCGCCCGCCTGGAGTTGGACCAGCGGCAGAGCGCCGTGTTGGACGGCCAGGCACACAACGCGCGCACACTGTGGAACCTGCTGCACGAGTTCTTCACCTTCCGGCAGGGCCGGTTCGCCTCACTCGCCCAATGCGACGAGGCCATCCGAGCCGCCCGCAAAGAGATCGACTGGCTCAACGACCTGCCCGCCCAAGCGGCGCAAGCCGTACTGAAGACCTACCGGCAGGCATGGGCGAACTACGTCAACCCCGACCACCCCGCCCGGCGCCCCACGTTCAAGAGCCGCCTGCGCTCCCGGATGGCCGTGGACGTCCCCCAGGCGCGGGACCTGAACATCACCCGGATCAACCGCCGGTGGGGCGCGGTCACCATCCCCAAACTCGGCCGCATCCGCTTCCGATGGACCAAAGACCTGCCCGGCGTCACGAAGAGCGGCCCGCACGGGAAGATCACCGGGGCGCGGCTGGTGAAGGAGGCAGGCGGGTGGCACATCGTGTTCCGGATCCAGACCGAGCAGCCGGTGCCCGCCCCGCATCCGGGGCCGCACACCGCGATCGACCGGGGCATCGCCGTGCCCTTGGCACTGTCCACCGGAGAGAAGATCTTCCACCGTGACCAGTGGCTGACCGGCGGGGAACAGCAGCGGCTGCTCCGCCTGGAACGCAAAGCCGCCCGCCAGAAACGAGCCGCGAAACCCGGACAGCCTGCCAGCACCCGGCTGAAGACAACCTACGACCAGATCGCCCGCCTGCGCGCCAAAGCCAAGCGCCGGGCCATCGACTGGCAGCACCAGACCACCACCCGGCTCACCGACCGGTTCAGCGTCATCGTGCTCGAAGACCTCAAGGTCAAGAACATGATGGCGAGCGCCGCCGGCACCACCGAACAGCCGGGCACGAACGTGGCCCAAAAACGCGGCCTCAACCGCGCCATCGCCGCACAGGCATGGGGACGCACCGCCGAGTTCCTCACCTACAAGGCCACCGACAAAGGCGGCAAGGTCGTCTTCACCCCGGCACCGGGCACCAGCCAGGAATGCCACGCCTGCCACACGATCACCGAAGGCTCCCGCCAGAGTCAGTCCCGGTTCGTGTGCAAGAACCCAGCATGCGGGTGGACCGGCAACGCCGACGTCAACGCCGCCCGCACCCAGTTGTACCGGTACAACTCAGCCGCCGGACGGGCGGTCACCGGACGTGGAGGCCCTGCACCACTGGGGCCGGTGAAGCGTCAAGCACCTCATGGCGGGACTACCCACACCGCCCCGCAACGGGTGGCCGCGTAG
- a CDS encoding NAD(P)H-binding protein: MTILVTGATGNIGRHVVDKLLASGRQVRALTRSPDKARLPTKVEVVQGDLTVPQSWPAALASIESVYLFPVLDGIHQFLDVAKRAGVRRVVLLSGASASGETERDRQSWTYPQYRAVESAVEGAGLDEWTFVRPGPFAANLLWWAHSIRTEGVVRAPYGDAVYPLIHEADIAAVAALALTENGHAGAKYTLTGPELTSQVEQVATIGKAIGRDIRFEELTEEQWRGSVGRFLPPGVVTDLLRYWSETAKNPSTALPVLPTVERLTGRPARTLPQWAADHAHDFS; this comes from the coding sequence ATGACGATCTTGGTAACCGGCGCGACCGGGAACATCGGCCGGCATGTGGTGGACAAGCTGCTCGCATCAGGCAGGCAGGTACGGGCGTTGACGAGAAGCCCCGACAAGGCACGCTTGCCGACGAAGGTTGAGGTCGTGCAGGGAGATCTGACCGTGCCGCAGAGCTGGCCGGCTGCGTTGGCCTCGATCGAGAGCGTGTATCTGTTCCCCGTCCTTGACGGGATCCACCAGTTCCTCGACGTGGCAAAGAGGGCGGGCGTGCGACGGGTCGTGCTGCTGTCTGGAGCATCGGCCTCTGGTGAGACCGAACGCGACCGCCAGAGCTGGACCTACCCGCAATATCGGGCCGTCGAGAGCGCGGTGGAGGGCGCTGGCCTGGACGAATGGACATTCGTGCGTCCAGGGCCGTTCGCGGCGAACTTGTTGTGGTGGGCGCATTCCATCCGAACCGAGGGTGTGGTGCGGGCGCCGTATGGCGATGCGGTGTATCCGCTGATCCACGAAGCCGACATCGCGGCCGTCGCGGCCTTGGCGCTGACCGAGAACGGGCATGCCGGTGCGAAGTACACCCTGACCGGGCCCGAGCTGACCTCGCAGGTGGAGCAGGTGGCGACGATCGGCAAGGCGATCGGGCGTGACATCCGATTCGAGGAGTTGACCGAGGAGCAGTGGCGCGGTTCGGTCGGCAGGTTCCTGCCGCCGGGCGTTGTCACCGACTTGCTGCGCTACTGGTCGGAGACGGCAAAGAACCCGAGCACCGCGCTGCCAGTCCTACCGACGGTCGAGCGACTCACTGGCAGACCGGCCCGTACCCTGCCCCAGTGGGCCGCCGACCATGCCCATGACTTCTCCTGA
- a CDS encoding nitroreductase family deazaflavin-dependent oxidoreductase, translated as MPLKGEYEPSTAQFVRDQVELYESSGGTQGTTLSILVAREEDEKLRDLPVVILTTLGAKSGKIRKTSVMRVEHDGSYAVVASMGGAPTHPVWYHNVVADPRVELQDGPLRQDMLAREVTGDEKAVWWARAVEAFPDYAEYQKNTDRQIPVFVLEPAAEEH; from the coding sequence ATGCCACTCAAAGGCGAGTACGAGCCGAGCACGGCGCAGTTTGTACGTGACCAGGTGGAGCTGTACGAAAGCTCCGGTGGTACGCAAGGAACGACGCTGAGCATCCTGGTTGCACGTGAAGAAGACGAGAAGCTACGGGACCTGCCCGTCGTCATCCTGACCACCCTGGGCGCCAAAAGCGGCAAGATCCGCAAGACTTCCGTCATGCGGGTGGAGCACGACGGCTCCTACGCCGTGGTCGCCTCCATGGGAGGAGCCCCCACACACCCGGTCTGGTACCACAACGTGGTGGCCGACCCCCGGGTGGAGCTCCAGGACGGCCCGCTGCGCCAGGACATGCTGGCACGCGAGGTGACCGGGGACGAGAAGGCCGTGTGGTGGGCTCGAGCCGTCGAGGCGTTCCCAGACTATGCCGAATACCAGAAGAACACCGACCGGCAGATCCCGGTCTTCGTTCTGGAGCCGGCGGCCGAGGAACACTGA
- a CDS encoding class I SAM-dependent methyltransferase, whose amino-acid sequence MSTHDARTTVGGVSGFSVRDFYDELAADYHLVYPDWDASMARQAKALDGLIRPRLGPGPHLVLDCSCGIGTQSIGLALAGYKVVGSDLSPVAAARAAVEAAARGTSLPTAAADMRSLPFTTSAFDVVLCADNSLPHLLSPQDLQTALLGMRRVLRDGGLLVITVRAYDEARRTHPTATPPQVSQTSDGQVITFQLWHWHEDGERYTLEHFQLLPAGSTWDVRVRRTTYWALTRRQLTDSVADAGFTGISWHTPATSGFFQPVLTAQRVPSPPQRHGQ is encoded by the coding sequence GTGAGCACGCACGACGCTCGTACTACGGTGGGAGGCGTGTCCGGGTTCTCGGTGAGGGACTTCTATGATGAGCTGGCCGCCGACTACCACCTGGTCTACCCGGACTGGGATGCGAGCATGGCGCGCCAGGCCAAGGCGCTGGACGGGCTCATCCGTCCGCGTCTCGGGCCAGGACCGCACCTGGTTCTGGACTGCTCCTGCGGAATCGGCACCCAGTCGATCGGGCTTGCTCTGGCCGGATACAAGGTCGTCGGCAGCGACCTGAGCCCCGTCGCCGCCGCCCGCGCCGCTGTCGAAGCCGCGGCCCGCGGCACCAGTCTTCCCACAGCCGCGGCGGACATGCGCTCACTTCCCTTCACAACATCCGCTTTCGACGTCGTCCTGTGTGCCGACAACTCACTCCCGCATCTGCTTTCCCCGCAAGACCTGCAGACAGCCCTCCTCGGCATGCGACGGGTACTCCGGGACGGCGGACTACTGGTGATCACTGTCCGGGCCTACGACGAGGCCCGCCGGACCCACCCCACGGCGACACCTCCCCAGGTGTCCCAGACCTCCGACGGCCAGGTGATCACCTTCCAGCTGTGGCACTGGCACGAAGACGGCGAGCGCTACACGCTGGAACACTTCCAGCTCCTGCCCGCCGGAAGCACCTGGGATGTCCGCGTGCGCCGTACCACCTACTGGGCGCTGACCCGTCGGCAATTGACGGATTCCGTGGCCGACGCCGGCTTCACCGGCATCAGCTGGCACACCCCGGCCACCAGCGGGTTCTTCCAGCCCGTGCTCACCGCACAGCGTGTCCCCTCCCCACCGCAGCGCCACGGGCAGTGA
- a CDS encoding tyrosine-type recombinase/integrase, with amino-acid sequence MTSLDTLGPVDDPALRAGLDNIAESAQPPEGRGVTGELELHGGGEVVSAEDAVLWARLAELDQAAEEFEPRSENTLRSYASDWRVWERYVAEVGIPLEAGTPGAFLGFVIWLGKEGKAPSTIQRNMYGAAVCLRERGVAVHPDGLKKAKKAVDVLARMLAEEGEQRGRGKAPALTVMQLRAMSKALPDTLKGLRDRAILTVGFGMAARRSELANLLARDVVVVADKGLQVFSRYGKTGARSPVIKKGENEWTCAQRAWLAWAAAADLDPDGPAFMRFNRHKMMGPISGQGIGIAVADAAKAVGLVGITGHSMRAGLATAAREAKHDYKTIAEQGGWAPNGTALHEYLRIVDQWADNATAGIGM; translated from the coding sequence ATGACGTCCCTCGACACGCTCGGCCCTGTAGACGACCCCGCGTTGCGTGCCGGGCTCGACAACATTGCCGAGAGTGCCCAACCACCCGAAGGCCGGGGAGTGACCGGCGAGCTGGAGCTCCATGGCGGCGGCGAGGTGGTTTCCGCGGAGGACGCCGTGTTGTGGGCCAGGCTCGCCGAGCTCGACCAGGCGGCCGAGGAGTTCGAGCCCCGCTCGGAGAACACTCTGCGCAGCTACGCGAGCGACTGGAGGGTATGGGAGCGGTACGTCGCCGAGGTGGGCATCCCGCTGGAGGCCGGCACGCCGGGCGCGTTCCTCGGGTTCGTGATCTGGCTGGGCAAGGAGGGCAAGGCCCCGTCGACGATCCAGCGGAACATGTACGGCGCGGCGGTGTGCCTGCGTGAGCGCGGGGTTGCCGTGCACCCGGACGGGCTGAAGAAGGCGAAGAAGGCGGTCGACGTCCTCGCCCGCATGCTGGCCGAGGAGGGTGAGCAGCGCGGCCGCGGTAAGGCCCCCGCGTTGACGGTGATGCAGCTCCGCGCGATGTCGAAGGCGTTGCCGGACACGTTGAAGGGGTTGCGGGACCGGGCGATCCTCACGGTCGGCTTCGGCATGGCGGCGCGCCGGTCGGAGCTGGCGAACCTCCTCGCTCGGGATGTGGTCGTGGTGGCAGACAAGGGCCTGCAGGTGTTCAGCCGGTACGGCAAGACCGGCGCCCGATCGCCCGTGATCAAGAAGGGTGAGAACGAGTGGACGTGTGCGCAGCGCGCATGGCTAGCGTGGGCGGCGGCCGCGGACCTCGACCCGGACGGGCCTGCGTTCATGCGCTTCAACCGGCACAAGATGATGGGCCCGATCTCCGGGCAGGGCATCGGGATCGCCGTCGCGGACGCGGCCAAGGCGGTGGGCCTGGTGGGCATCACGGGGCACAGCATGCGCGCCGGCCTCGCCACGGCGGCGCGGGAGGCGAAGCACGACTACAAGACGATCGCCGAACAGGGCGGTTGGGCGCCGAACGGCACTGCGCTGCACGAGTACCTGCGTATCGTCGACCAGTGGGCGGACAACGCCACGGCCGGGATCGGGATGTGA
- a CDS encoding SDR family oxidoreductase gives MSKVIFVTGAGRGLGTDIAREALAVGHQVVATGRRPEQVEKTLGGPQDNLLVTKLDVTSPEDAEAAAQAAVDRFGRIDVLINNAGNLFTGYFEEISPAQMRQQFETNLFGPMNVTRAVLPLMRRQRAGHVITITSTAGLVGMEFTSAYAASKFAEEGWMESLRYDVEPYNIHTTVVEPGYFRTELLGDGSTTWPELSIDDYAPRTAPRIEGMKSMNGRQPGDPAKLARALLTIAGQDKPLQRFVAGADAIEAAQTKAKELLAQAEASRELGGSLANDDTQA, from the coding sequence ATGAGCAAGGTCATTTTTGTCACGGGTGCCGGACGCGGTCTCGGCACGGACATCGCCCGCGAGGCCCTCGCCGTCGGCCACCAGGTCGTCGCCACCGGCCGCCGCCCCGAACAGGTCGAGAAGACCCTCGGCGGGCCCCAGGACAACCTGCTGGTCACCAAGCTCGACGTCACCAGTCCCGAGGACGCCGAAGCCGCCGCGCAGGCCGCCGTCGACCGCTTCGGCCGCATCGACGTCCTCATCAACAACGCCGGGAACCTGTTCACCGGCTACTTCGAGGAGATCTCGCCCGCGCAGATGCGCCAGCAGTTCGAGACCAACCTCTTCGGCCCGATGAACGTCACCCGCGCCGTCCTGCCGCTCATGCGCCGGCAGCGCGCCGGCCACGTCATCACCATCACCTCGACCGCCGGCCTGGTCGGCATGGAATTCACCTCCGCCTACGCCGCCTCCAAGTTCGCAGAAGAGGGCTGGATGGAGTCCCTGCGCTACGACGTCGAGCCGTACAACATCCACACCACGGTCGTGGAGCCCGGCTACTTCCGCACCGAGCTCCTCGGGGACGGCTCCACCACCTGGCCCGAGCTGTCCATCGACGACTACGCCCCGCGCACCGCCCCGAGGATCGAGGGCATGAAGAGCATGAACGGCCGGCAGCCCGGCGACCCCGCCAAACTCGCCCGCGCCCTACTCACCATCGCCGGCCAAGACAAGCCACTGCAGCGCTTCGTCGCCGGCGCGGACGCCATCGAGGCCGCCCAGACCAAGGCGAAGGAACTCCTCGCCCAGGCCGAGGCCTCCCGCGAGCTGGGCGGCAGCCTGGCCAACGACGACACCCAGGCCTGA
- a CDS encoding septum formation family protein, protein MQAAVRLPVLVVAVLAVTGCAATGGNIVAPRQSTPASPSVASVAPTPSPTPKNSADEESSQAGTCLDWRTSVREVPCDRPHNFEVMLSKQVDQRRKPSERSMSRTCRSALTTFLGSADVAASRLEATHLDARKGKDGKWRFPCLVGELGPKGDAVRRTGTLAGALANGLGVFQRCLVGEPLEHDPLRVVPCTQPHHSEAIPGVMPIEEFPAGEKGLRQVALRAGVYCEKTVAAYLGGTRRGADSSGVTPTREAWLDGMTDAVCFVVSKTPVKGVMKSTGRP, encoded by the coding sequence ATGCAGGCCGCGGTTCGACTTCCCGTTCTCGTTGTCGCTGTCCTTGCTGTGACGGGCTGCGCCGCCACGGGTGGAAACATCGTGGCGCCGAGACAGTCAACGCCCGCCTCGCCGTCCGTCGCGTCCGTGGCACCGACGCCATCCCCGACTCCCAAGAACAGCGCCGACGAGGAGTCCTCCCAGGCCGGTACGTGCCTTGACTGGAGGACGTCCGTCCGGGAGGTGCCGTGCGATCGGCCCCACAACTTCGAGGTCATGCTCTCGAAGCAAGTCGATCAGCGGCGAAAGCCGTCCGAACGATCCATGAGCCGCACCTGCAGGTCAGCCTTGACCACATTTCTCGGCAGCGCTGACGTGGCCGCGAGCCGGTTGGAGGCGACGCACCTCGATGCGCGGAAGGGTAAGGACGGAAAATGGCGATTCCCCTGCCTGGTAGGGGAACTAGGACCGAAAGGCGATGCGGTGCGGCGCACGGGCACGCTCGCCGGCGCCCTGGCTAACGGCCTGGGCGTCTTCCAGCGTTGTCTGGTGGGCGAACCGCTGGAGCACGACCCCCTCCGGGTGGTGCCCTGCACACAACCACATCACAGCGAGGCGATACCCGGCGTGATGCCCATCGAAGAATTTCCAGCTGGGGAGAAGGGCCTGAGACAGGTGGCGTTGCGTGCTGGGGTCTACTGCGAGAAGACCGTCGCGGCCTACCTCGGGGGCACCAGGCGGGGCGCCGATTCGAGCGGCGTGACCCCGACGCGAGAAGCCTGGCTGGACGGCATGACGGACGCGGTCTGCTTCGTGGTCAGCAAGACCCCGGTCAAAGGAGTCATGAAGTCGACCGGCCGGCCGTGA
- a CDS encoding helix-turn-helix transcriptional regulator, whose product MASRNDPYGTNRDFRGDFRAEIREFLGTRRAKVTPEQAGLPVYGGERRRVTGLRREEVALLAGISSEYYTRLERGDATGVSECIIEGIAQALQLDEAERIHLLDLLRGAGTTRPPRRRPVQQRVRPPVQRVLDSMTGTPAFILNGRGDILATNPIGRALFSPVYADPVRPPNNARFVFLDPQATEFFRDWDQVANDTVAMLRAEAGRDLYDRRLTDLIGELSTRSEYFRRRWAAHNVRIHTTGVKLLHHPVVGDLDLPFETFPLGADPSQFLLTYTAEPASPTRDALNLLASWAATHDAIDKHAPTNDPESAETTD is encoded by the coding sequence ATGGCGAGCAGAAACGACCCTTATGGCACTAATCGCGACTTTCGTGGTGATTTCCGCGCCGAGATCCGGGAATTCCTGGGCACGCGACGGGCCAAGGTCACCCCTGAGCAGGCCGGACTGCCCGTGTACGGCGGAGAGCGCCGGCGGGTCACCGGGCTGCGCCGCGAGGAAGTGGCCCTGCTCGCGGGCATCTCCAGCGAGTACTACACCCGGCTGGAACGCGGCGACGCTACCGGCGTCTCCGAGTGCATCATCGAGGGCATCGCCCAAGCACTCCAGCTCGACGAGGCCGAACGAATCCACCTGCTCGACCTCCTGCGCGGTGCCGGCACGACCCGCCCACCACGGCGCCGCCCGGTCCAGCAACGCGTCCGCCCACCGGTGCAGCGCGTCCTGGACTCCATGACCGGCACACCCGCGTTCATCCTCAACGGACGCGGGGACATCCTGGCCACCAACCCTATCGGGCGCGCCCTGTTCTCCCCGGTCTACGCCGACCCGGTACGGCCGCCCAACAACGCCCGGTTCGTCTTCCTCGACCCGCAGGCGACTGAGTTCTTCCGCGATTGGGACCAGGTCGCCAACGACACCGTCGCCATGCTCCGCGCCGAAGCTGGCCGCGACCTGTACGACAGGCGACTCACAGACCTGATCGGCGAGCTGTCCACCCGCAGCGAGTATTTCCGTCGCCGCTGGGCAGCCCACAACGTCCGGATCCACACCACCGGCGTGAAGCTCCTCCACCATCCGGTCGTCGGCGACCTCGACCTGCCGTTCGAGACCTTCCCTCTGGGCGCCGACCCCAGCCAGTTCCTCCTCACCTACACCGCCGAACCCGCCTCACCCACCCGGGACGCCCTGAACCTCCTGGCCAGCTGGGCCGCAACCCACGACGCCATCGACAAGCACGCCCCGACCAACGACCCCGAATCGGCCGAGACAACCGACTGA
- a CDS encoding aldo/keto reductase, with protein MKHVSLGGLDVARIGLGAMTMAGVYTTGGGLDDAESIRTIHRALDLGVTHVDTAEIYGPFHSEEIVGKAIKGRRDDVVVATKFGLVSHSGGGPGVIDSSAANVKAAVEGSLKRLGTDHIDLYYQHRVDPNTPIEETIGALAQLVAQGKVRHIGLSEAGPETIRRAHAVHPVAALQTEYSLWTRDVEAEILPLLRELGIGFVPYSPLGHGLLTGQIRTVEDFADDDWRKTNPRFTGENFQRNLRIVDEVQAIGAEIEATPAQTALAWLLTRGDDIAPIPGTRRVSRVEENTAADGIELSAAQLDRLNNLTPAAGERHDEANMASIDR; from the coding sequence ATGAAGCACGTATCACTGGGCGGGCTTGATGTCGCTCGCATCGGCCTGGGAGCCATGACCATGGCCGGCGTCTACACCACGGGCGGGGGGCTCGATGACGCCGAGTCGATCCGCACCATCCACCGGGCGCTGGACCTCGGGGTCACCCACGTAGACACCGCCGAGATCTACGGCCCCTTCCACAGCGAGGAAATCGTCGGCAAAGCCATCAAGGGCCGACGCGACGACGTTGTCGTGGCGACGAAGTTCGGCCTGGTCTCCCACTCCGGCGGCGGCCCCGGCGTGATCGACAGCAGCGCCGCCAACGTGAAGGCCGCCGTCGAAGGCTCGCTCAAGCGGCTCGGCACCGACCACATCGACCTGTACTACCAGCACCGCGTCGACCCGAACACGCCCATTGAGGAGACCATCGGCGCGCTGGCCCAGCTGGTCGCCCAAGGCAAGGTACGCCACATCGGGCTCTCCGAGGCCGGCCCCGAGACGATCCGCCGGGCACACGCCGTGCATCCGGTGGCCGCGCTCCAGACGGAATACTCCCTGTGGACCCGCGACGTCGAGGCCGAGATCCTTCCGCTGCTGCGCGAGCTCGGCATCGGGTTCGTGCCCTACTCCCCGCTCGGCCACGGCCTGCTGACCGGGCAGATCCGCACCGTCGAGGACTTCGCCGATGACGACTGGCGCAAGACCAACCCGCGGTTCACCGGCGAGAACTTCCAGCGCAACCTGCGCATCGTCGACGAAGTGCAGGCCATCGGCGCCGAGATCGAAGCCACCCCGGCACAGACTGCGCTGGCGTGGCTGCTGACCCGCGGCGACGACATCGCCCCGATCCCCGGAACCCGGCGGGTCTCGCGCGTCGAAGAAAACACCGCCGCCGACGGCATCGAACTCAGCGCCGCTCAGCTCGACCGCTTGAACAACCTCACGCCGGCCGCGGGCGAGCGCCATGACGAGGCGAACATGGCCAGCATCGACCGGTGA